A single region of the Acuticoccus sediminis genome encodes:
- a CDS encoding carbohydrate ABC transporter permease encodes MTSDRWPLARLAVHGTMIVLAFVAIFPVYWMVVSSLKGDGDIYSSRLWPEHVTFEHYAYVLDAIPMLGILWNTTLMASATMLAQVLTGLLAAYALTRWRFRGSSLVHGLVALSWLVPFQVTMIPNYVLATRLGLLDSLAGLVVPNAAAAFAVLVLYNGMRGFPKEVVEAARMDGAGHWRILWQIVVPNLKAPLAALAVLAFISAWNEYFWPLLLIRRMDNAVVQIGLQMFMTQEGNQWGAMMAAATLSSLPILAVYMLLHRHVIDSFMRAGLR; translated from the coding sequence ATGACGAGTGACCGGTGGCCGCTGGCGCGTCTCGCGGTCCACGGGACGATGATCGTCCTCGCGTTCGTGGCGATCTTCCCGGTCTACTGGATGGTCGTGTCGTCGCTGAAGGGGGACGGCGACATCTACTCGAGCCGGCTGTGGCCCGAGCACGTGACGTTCGAGCATTACGCATACGTGCTCGACGCGATCCCGATGCTGGGCATCCTCTGGAACACCACGCTGATGGCGTCGGCGACCATGCTTGCGCAGGTGCTGACCGGGCTTCTCGCCGCATACGCCCTGACGCGCTGGCGCTTTCGCGGATCGAGCCTCGTGCACGGCCTCGTCGCGCTGTCGTGGCTGGTGCCGTTTCAGGTGACGATGATCCCGAACTACGTGCTGGCGACGCGGCTCGGCCTGCTTGACAGCCTCGCGGGCCTCGTCGTCCCGAACGCGGCGGCCGCGTTCGCCGTGCTCGTCCTCTACAACGGGATGCGGGGATTTCCGAAGGAGGTCGTCGAAGCGGCGCGGATGGACGGGGCCGGCCACTGGCGCATCCTGTGGCAGATCGTGGTTCCGAACCTGAAGGCGCCGCTCGCCGCGCTCGCGGTCCTCGCCTTCATCTCGGCGTGGAACGAGTACTTCTGGCCGCTGCTCCTGATCCGGCGGATGGACAACGCGGTGGTCCAGATCGGGCTGCAGATGTTCATGACGCAGGAGGGCAACCAGTGGGGGGCGATGATGGCCGCCGCCACGCTCTCGTCGCTCCCGATCCTCGCGGTCTACATGCTCCTGCATCGCCACGTGATCGACAGCTTCATGCGCGCGGGGCTGCGCTGA
- a CDS encoding ABC transporter substrate-binding protein — protein MLRRTLLTLALAGTLLAPLPAAADMAAEITEPVTITFYSYNLASAGLGKETTLGLVNDFMAENPLVTVEPVAAPSNEILSRVQADIVAGQQPDVAQLVFRDLIYAAHDLGAQPLEDLTGDELTRHSEGMVDNGLELGRVDGKTYGLAYTFSTPVLFINDDIFRAAGLDPKTPPKTWAEVKDAGRTIQEKTGKYGFFPGAFGPIDGTFVYQSLVMSNGGRVRQGNTLTFADGDAADAVAMLRDLRDSGAYADIDVASHMDTFAAGDLGMFLFTSAVASRFEKAAAGNFEMSVARMPSFGAKPTAPTNSGSALFILSRDPVKQRAAWELMKFLTSRHAYTEITSKIGYLPLRLDIVDDPAYLKPWVDAHPMILPNLEQLKNLTANVAFPGPNYRQVENMMKDAAAEAVLGSEDPYAVLKAAQERAQPLMPAAD, from the coding sequence ATGCTCCGCAGAACGCTTCTGACGCTCGCGCTCGCCGGCACGCTCCTCGCGCCGCTGCCCGCCGCGGCCGACATGGCCGCCGAGATCACCGAGCCCGTGACGATCACCTTCTACTCCTACAACCTCGCCTCAGCGGGGCTGGGGAAGGAGACCACGCTCGGTCTCGTCAACGACTTCATGGCCGAGAACCCGCTCGTCACGGTCGAGCCCGTCGCCGCGCCGTCCAACGAGATCCTCAGCCGCGTGCAGGCCGACATCGTCGCCGGGCAGCAGCCTGACGTGGCCCAGCTCGTCTTCCGCGATCTCATCTACGCCGCTCACGACCTCGGCGCGCAGCCGCTCGAAGACCTCACCGGCGACGAGCTGACCCGGCACTCCGAGGGGATGGTCGACAACGGCCTCGAGCTCGGCAGGGTGGACGGCAAGACGTACGGCCTCGCCTACACGTTCTCGACGCCCGTGCTCTTCATCAACGACGACATCTTCCGCGCGGCGGGCCTCGACCCGAAGACCCCGCCGAAGACGTGGGCGGAGGTGAAGGACGCCGGCAGGACCATCCAGGAGAAGACCGGCAAGTACGGCTTCTTCCCCGGCGCCTTCGGGCCGATCGACGGCACGTTCGTCTACCAGTCGCTCGTCATGTCCAACGGCGGGCGGGTGCGCCAGGGCAACACGCTGACCTTCGCCGACGGCGATGCGGCCGACGCGGTCGCCATGCTGCGCGACCTGAGGGACTCCGGCGCCTACGCCGACATCGACGTCGCCTCCCACATGGACACGTTCGCGGCCGGCGACCTCGGCATGTTCCTCTTCACCTCCGCCGTCGCCTCCCGCTTCGAGAAGGCAGCCGCCGGGAACTTCGAGATGAGCGTCGCCAGGATGCCGTCCTTCGGGGCCAAGCCGACCGCCCCGACGAACTCCGGCTCCGCGCTGTTCATCCTGAGCCGGGATCCGGTGAAGCAGCGTGCCGCGTGGGAGCTGATGAAGTTCCTCACCTCCAGGCACGCCTACACCGAGATCACCTCGAAGATCGGCTACCTTCCGCTGCGCCTCGATATCGTCGACGACCCGGCGTACCTGAAGCCTTGGGTCGACGCGCACCCGATGATCCTGCCCAACCTCGAGCAGCTGAAGAACCTGACGGCGAACGTCGCCTTCCCCGGCCCGAACTACCGCCAGGTCGAGAACATGATGAAGGATGCGGCGGCGGAGGCGGTGCTCGGCTCCGAGGACCCCTACGCAGTGCTGAAGGCGGCCCAGGAGCGTGCCCAGCCGCTGATGCCGGCCGCCGATTGA
- a CDS encoding efflux RND transporter periplasmic adaptor subunit → MVHRLPVLLILGLAACQPEAQESAPAAPPEVTVAKPVDRKIVEDDEFVGRFEAVDEVGVRARVGGYLAQVHFTDGQIVKEGDLLFTIDQRPFVAEKDRADAQERVTAAMLDYAKQQFDRGADLLKRGTIPQSQYDERNQAYLAAVAGAEAAKATARVASLNLDFTEIRAPIAGRIDRRFVSVGNLIQPDETLLTRIVSLDPIDIYFDIDERALLNYARDARSRGADLQQGAGLDVKVRLADERDGPFTGRLDFAENRIDDASGTIRLRARLDNPQFIMKPGMFGRVNVPASLPHDGIMLPDEAISSDQDQRIVYVVADDGTVSTKPVRPGPTIDGYRVIRSGLDGSETIIIDGLMRVRPGIKVTPHMIELPPTNEKTEG, encoded by the coding sequence ATCGTTCATCGACTCCCTGTGCTTCTGATCCTCGGTCTCGCCGCCTGCCAGCCCGAGGCGCAGGAATCCGCCCCAGCGGCCCCGCCGGAGGTGACCGTCGCCAAGCCGGTCGACCGCAAGATCGTGGAGGACGACGAGTTCGTCGGCCGCTTCGAGGCGGTCGACGAGGTCGGCGTGCGCGCACGCGTCGGCGGATACCTCGCACAGGTCCATTTCACTGACGGTCAGATCGTCAAGGAGGGCGACCTCCTCTTCACCATCGATCAGCGTCCCTTCGTCGCCGAGAAGGACCGCGCCGACGCGCAGGAGCGCGTCACCGCCGCGATGCTCGACTACGCCAAGCAACAGTTCGATCGCGGCGCCGACCTCCTCAAGCGCGGCACCATCCCGCAGTCGCAGTACGACGAACGCAACCAGGCCTATCTCGCCGCGGTGGCGGGCGCCGAGGCGGCCAAGGCGACGGCGCGGGTCGCAAGCCTCAACCTCGACTTCACCGAGATCCGCGCGCCCATTGCCGGGCGGATCGACCGGCGCTTTGTCTCCGTCGGCAACCTCATCCAGCCGGACGAGACGCTGCTCACGCGGATCGTGTCGCTCGACCCCATCGACATCTACTTCGACATCGACGAGCGCGCGCTGCTCAACTACGCCCGCGACGCCCGCAGCCGCGGCGCCGACCTGCAGCAGGGCGCCGGCCTCGACGTGAAGGTCCGCCTCGCCGACGAGCGCGACGGGCCGTTCACCGGCCGGCTCGACTTCGCGGAGAACCGGATCGACGACGCCTCCGGCACGATCCGCCTGCGCGCGCGCCTCGACAATCCGCAGTTCATCATGAAGCCCGGCATGTTCGGGCGGGTCAACGTGCCAGCCTCGCTGCCGCACGACGGCATCATGCTGCCCGACGAGGCGATCTCGTCCGACCAGGACCAGCGCATCGTCTACGTCGTCGCCGACGACGGCACGGTCTCCACCAAGCCCGTCCGTCCCGGCCCGACCATCGACGGGTACCGCGTCATCCGTTCCGGCCTCGACGGGTCCGAGACGATCATCATCGACGGCCTGATGCGCGTGCGTCCGGGCATCAAGGTGACGCCGCACATGATCGAGCTGCCCCCGACCAACGAAAAGACGGAGGGCTGA
- a CDS encoding efflux RND transporter permease subunit codes for MSLSHFFIDRPIFATVVSVLIVILGGLAYTQLPVAQYPEIAPPTIVVRASYPGADADTVARTVATPIEEEVNGVEGMLYMSSYSTADGSMALTVTFRLGTDLDQAQVLVQNRVAIAEPRLPEEVRRLGITTLKSSPDLMMVVHMLSPDETYDQLYISNYARSRVRDVLTRLDGVGDLIIFGERRYAMRIWLNPDRLSAYGMTASDVVEALREQNVQVSGGAIGAPPEPDGNAFQLAVTTQGRFDDARDFRYVIVKATEDGRLIQLQDIARIELGAQDYVTNSYLNNQPAVALAIFQRPGTNALDAAEEIQTTMKELSADFPPGLEYRIVYNPTDYIAESVNEVYKTIFEAMLLVILVVIVFLQSWRTAIIPIIAIPVSLIGTFAIMLAFGYSLNLLTLFGLVLAIGIVVDDAIVVVENVERNIEEGLDPREASHRTMNEVGSAVIAITVVLIAVFVPTAFIPGISGQFYQQFAVTIAAATALSGLNSLTLSPALAALFLKSRREHREPKGIGRVLALLANGFNKAFDALSRGYAAVVRFLVSRVVTLGVMILSFAGLLVATWWMLSTTPQGFIPQQDQGYAIVVVKLPDGASLSRTDAVTKRASEIMMETPGVASAVAFAGFSGATFTNQSDSAAIFASFKPFEERLEAGETADSIIHELYGRLQSIQEAFIIAVPPPSVRGIGQQGGFKIQLQDRDRAEVDRVLATAREAMGAAAQTPGLAGVFTTFSASSPQIYLDIERDKARMLNVPIPNIFDALSTNFGTAYVNDFNAFGRIFQVRAQADAPFRSSVKDLLRLKVRSATGALVPLGTVMSVREASGPALVQRYNMYVSVPLQGNAAPGTSTGTALDTMERVIQEVAPPGVSYEWTDLAYQQRATGDTAVYIFGLAVLFAFLAMAALYESWVLPIAIILIVPLSILAALIGVNIRGLDNNILTQVGLVVLVGLAAKNAILIVEFARQGEAEGKSLVDATVEACRLRLRPILMTAFAFILGVVPLMLAEGPGAEMRISLGTAVFSGMLGVTIFGLFFTPAFYVALRRLTGRRDPAAAPEGPPALSPQPGAAE; via the coding sequence GTGTCCCTCTCGCATTTCTTCATCGACCGCCCGATCTTCGCGACGGTGGTCTCGGTGCTGATCGTCATCCTCGGCGGGCTCGCCTACACGCAGCTCCCGGTGGCGCAGTACCCCGAGATCGCCCCGCCGACGATCGTTGTGCGCGCCTCCTATCCCGGCGCGGACGCCGACACCGTCGCCCGCACCGTCGCCACGCCCATCGAGGAGGAGGTGAACGGCGTCGAGGGCATGCTCTACATGTCCTCCTACTCGACCGCCGACGGATCGATGGCGCTGACGGTCACCTTCCGCCTCGGCACCGACCTCGACCAGGCGCAGGTCCTCGTCCAGAACCGCGTCGCCATCGCCGAGCCGCGCCTGCCGGAGGAGGTCCGCCGCCTCGGCATCACGACGCTCAAGTCCTCGCCGGACCTGATGATGGTCGTGCACATGCTCTCGCCAGACGAGACGTACGACCAGCTCTACATCTCCAACTACGCCCGCAGCCGCGTGCGCGACGTGCTGACCCGGCTCGACGGCGTCGGCGACCTCATCATCTTCGGCGAGCGCCGCTACGCGATGCGCATCTGGCTCAATCCCGACCGCCTGTCCGCCTACGGGATGACCGCGTCCGACGTCGTGGAGGCGCTGCGCGAGCAGAACGTGCAGGTGTCGGGCGGTGCCATCGGCGCCCCACCGGAACCGGACGGAAACGCCTTCCAGCTCGCCGTGACCACGCAGGGCCGCTTCGACGACGCGCGCGACTTCCGCTACGTCATCGTCAAGGCGACCGAGGACGGACGACTGATCCAGCTCCAGGACATCGCCCGGATCGAGCTCGGCGCGCAGGACTACGTCACCAACTCCTACCTCAACAACCAGCCCGCGGTGGCGCTCGCCATCTTCCAGCGGCCCGGCACCAACGCGCTCGACGCGGCCGAGGAGATCCAGACGACGATGAAGGAGCTCTCCGCGGACTTCCCGCCGGGGCTCGAGTACCGCATCGTCTACAACCCGACGGACTACATCGCCGAGTCGGTCAACGAGGTCTACAAGACGATCTTCGAGGCGATGCTCCTCGTGATCCTCGTCGTCATCGTCTTCCTTCAGTCCTGGCGGACGGCGATCATCCCGATCATCGCGATTCCCGTGTCGCTGATCGGCACGTTCGCGATCATGCTGGCGTTCGGCTACTCGCTGAACCTTCTGACCCTGTTCGGGCTCGTCCTTGCCATCGGCATCGTCGTCGACGACGCGATCGTCGTGGTGGAGAACGTCGAGCGCAACATCGAGGAGGGGCTCGACCCGCGCGAGGCGTCGCACCGCACCATGAACGAGGTCGGCTCGGCGGTCATCGCGATCACGGTCGTCCTCATCGCCGTGTTCGTGCCGACCGCCTTCATTCCCGGCATCTCGGGCCAGTTCTACCAGCAGTTCGCGGTCACCATCGCGGCGGCGACCGCCCTCTCCGGCCTCAACTCGCTGACGCTCTCGCCCGCGCTCGCGGCGCTGTTCCTGAAGTCGCGCCGGGAACACCGGGAGCCGAAGGGGATCGGCCGGGTCCTCGCCCTGCTGGCGAACGGCTTCAACAAAGCGTTCGACGCGCTGTCGCGCGGCTACGCGGCGGTGGTGCGCTTCCTCGTCTCGCGGGTCGTCACGCTCGGCGTGATGATCCTCAGCTTCGCGGGGCTGCTCGTCGCCACCTGGTGGATGCTCTCCACCACGCCGCAGGGCTTCATCCCGCAGCAGGACCAGGGCTACGCGATCGTCGTGGTCAAGCTGCCCGATGGCGCCTCCCTGTCGCGCACCGACGCCGTCACCAAGCGCGCGTCCGAGATCATGATGGAGACGCCCGGCGTCGCGAGCGCCGTCGCCTTCGCCGGATTCTCCGGCGCGACCTTCACCAACCAGTCCGACTCGGCGGCGATCTTCGCCAGCTTCAAGCCCTTCGAGGAGCGGCTCGAGGCGGGTGAGACCGCAGACTCGATCATCCACGAGCTCTACGGGCGGCTGCAGTCGATCCAGGAGGCGTTCATCATCGCCGTGCCGCCGCCCTCGGTGCGCGGCATCGGCCAGCAGGGCGGCTTCAAGATCCAGCTCCAGGACCGCGACCGCGCCGAGGTCGACCGCGTGCTGGCCACCGCGCGCGAGGCCATGGGCGCCGCGGCGCAGACACCGGGCCTGGCGGGCGTGTTCACCACCTTCTCGGCGTCCAGCCCGCAGATCTACCTCGACATCGAGCGGGACAAGGCGCGGATGCTGAACGTGCCGATCCCCAACATCTTCGACGCCCTCAGCACCAACTTCGGCACGGCCTACGTCAACGACTTCAACGCGTTCGGACGCATCTTCCAGGTCCGGGCGCAGGCGGACGCCCCGTTCCGGTCGAGCGTCAAGGACCTCTTGCGCCTGAAGGTGCGGTCCGCGACCGGGGCGCTGGTGCCGCTCGGCACGGTGATGTCGGTGCGCGAGGCGTCGGGACCGGCGCTTGTCCAGCGCTACAACATGTACGTCTCGGTGCCGCTGCAGGGGAACGCGGCGCCGGGCACCTCCACCGGCACGGCGCTCGACACGATGGAGCGGGTCATCCAGGAGGTCGCGCCTCCGGGCGTCTCCTACGAGTGGACGGACCTTGCCTACCAGCAGCGGGCGACGGGCGACACGGCGGTCTACATCTTCGGCCTCGCCGTGCTGTTCGCCTTCCTCGCGATGGCGGCACTCTACGAGAGCTGGGTGCTGCCTATCGCGATCATCCTGATCGTGCCGCTGTCGATCCTCGCCGCGCTCATCGGCGTCAACATCAGGGGGCTCGACAACAACATCCTGACCCAGGTCGGACTCGTCGTCCTGGTCGGCCTCGCGGCGAAGAACGCGATCCTGATCGTGGAGTTCGCGCGGCAGGGCGAGGCGGAGGGCAAGTCGCTGGTCGACGCGACCGTGGAGGCCTGCCGGCTGCGCCTGCGCCCGATCCTGATGACCGCCTTCGCGTTCATCCTCGGCGTCGTGCCGCTGATGCTCGCCGAAGGACCCGGTGCGGAGATGCGCATCTCCCTCGGCACCGCGGTGTTCTCCGGCATGCTGGGCGTGACGATCTTCGGCCTGTTCTTCACGCCGGCATTCTACGTCGCGCTCCGCCGCCTGACCGGCCGCCGCGACCCGGCCGCCGCGCCGGAAGGGCCCCCCGCCCTCTCGCCGCAGCCCGGCGCCGCCGAGTAG
- a CDS encoding carbohydrate ABC transporter permease, which yields MTHVLDAPVVLAPRRRLGLRLPIAPWLYLAPALAVIGVWIYWPLVEAFILSFYQWNMLPTSTPRPVGLANYENLLTLPEMRIAVRNTVLYIAGLLPLSVVLPLAVAIVTQDLAGPLRNLYRSLIFVPMIVAPIVAAVLWRWLLAERNGLVNQALAALGFSDVAFLRDPDVALWTLVWITGWKLIGFSTLLLSAANASISPAYVEAARMDGATRWQIVRDIRLPLLSPTILLLTMMTILFGAQWSFVYINALTGGGPLKSTTNVFYLMWEYGFQSLSAGWSATAGVLTFAAFGLIALVCLTLMKRMAVYDE from the coding sequence ATGACCCACGTACTCGACGCCCCCGTCGTCCTCGCTCCGCGGCGCCGCCTCGGCCTGCGCCTCCCGATCGCGCCGTGGCTCTACCTCGCCCCGGCGCTCGCCGTCATCGGCGTCTGGATCTACTGGCCGCTGGTGGAAGCGTTCATCCTCTCCTTCTACCAGTGGAACATGCTGCCGACCTCGACCCCGCGCCCGGTCGGCCTCGCCAACTACGAGAACCTCCTGACCCTGCCGGAGATGCGCATCGCGGTGCGCAACACCGTGCTCTACATCGCCGGCCTGCTGCCTCTGTCGGTGGTGCTCCCGCTGGCGGTCGCGATCGTCACGCAGGACCTCGCCGGCCCGCTGCGCAACCTCTACCGGTCGCTGATCTTCGTGCCGATGATCGTGGCGCCCATCGTCGCGGCGGTCCTGTGGCGCTGGCTGCTCGCGGAAAGGAACGGGCTCGTCAACCAGGCGCTCGCGGCGCTCGGCTTCTCCGACGTCGCGTTCCTGCGCGACCCGGACGTCGCGCTCTGGACGCTGGTCTGGATCACCGGCTGGAAGCTCATCGGGTTCTCGACGCTCCTCCTCTCGGCGGCGAACGCCTCGATCAGTCCGGCCTACGTGGAGGCGGCGCGGATGGACGGGGCGACGCGCTGGCAGATCGTGCGCGACATCCGCCTGCCGCTCCTGTCGCCGACGATCCTGCTGCTGACGATGATGACGATCCTGTTCGGCGCGCAGTGGAGCTTCGTCTACATCAACGCGCTCACCGGCGGCGGCCCGCTGAAGTCCACGACCAACGTCTTCTACCTGATGTGGGAGTACGGCTTTCAGTCGCTGTCGGCGGGGTGGAGCGCGACGGCAGGGGTCCTCACCTTCGCCGCCTTCGGCCTCATCGCGCTCGTCTGCCTGACCCTCATGAAACGGATGGCCGTCTATGACGAGTGA
- a CDS encoding ABC transporter ATP-binding protein, which translates to MAEIALAGVHKSYGKAHAVRGVDLVIGTGEFLVILGPSGCGKSTLLRMIAGLEDITAGTVAIDGTVVNDTDPGRRGCAMVFQNYALYPHMSVAANLGYALKVAGVPRRERRERVVAIARMLELEALLERRPGQLSGGQRQRVAMGRAMIRSPKVFLFDEPLSNLDAKLRVAMRLEIKRLHRELKTTSIFVTHDQLEAMTMADRLVVMNGGRIEQIGTPQDIYRRPATHFVAGFIGTPAMNMLPAVIGADGRAIVGEGWCPAPDAAWDLPDGSEITLGVRPADLTAVPPRPGAPVFEADVVEDVGTELHVHARAAGADVTLSVPTMAALPDRRFAVTFAPEAAHAFDMRTGARAAPRPRPARHDIKDGSAPWPKKRLSYI; encoded by the coding sequence ATGGCAGAGATCGCCCTCGCCGGCGTGCATAAATCCTACGGCAAGGCCCATGCGGTGCGGGGCGTCGATCTCGTCATCGGGACCGGCGAGTTCCTCGTCATCCTCGGCCCGTCGGGTTGCGGAAAGTCGACGCTCCTCAGGATGATCGCCGGTCTCGAGGACATCACCGCCGGCACCGTCGCCATCGACGGGACGGTGGTGAACGACACGGACCCTGGCCGGCGCGGCTGCGCGATGGTGTTCCAGAACTACGCGCTCTATCCGCACATGAGCGTCGCGGCGAACCTCGGCTACGCCCTCAAGGTGGCCGGAGTGCCGCGGCGCGAACGGCGGGAGCGCGTCGTTGCGATTGCCCGCATGCTGGAGCTCGAGGCGCTGCTGGAGCGGCGGCCCGGGCAGCTTTCCGGCGGCCAGCGCCAGCGCGTCGCCATGGGGCGGGCGATGATCCGCTCGCCGAAGGTCTTCCTGTTCGACGAGCCGCTGTCGAACCTCGACGCCAAGCTGCGCGTGGCGATGCGGCTCGAGATCAAGCGCCTCCACCGCGAGTTGAAGACCACCTCCATCTTCGTCACCCACGACCAGCTCGAGGCGATGACGATGGCCGATCGGCTGGTCGTCATGAACGGCGGGCGGATCGAGCAGATCGGCACGCCGCAGGACATCTACCGCCGCCCGGCAACGCACTTCGTGGCGGGCTTCATCGGCACGCCGGCGATGAACATGCTCCCCGCCGTGATCGGCGCGGACGGCCGGGCGATCGTCGGCGAGGGCTGGTGCCCGGCGCCCGACGCCGCCTGGGACCTGCCGGACGGGAGCGAGATCACGCTCGGCGTGCGCCCGGCCGATCTGACCGCCGTTCCGCCCCGTCCCGGCGCGCCGGTGTTCGAGGCGGACGTCGTCGAGGACGTCGGCACCGAGCTCCATGTCCACGCGCGCGCGGCGGGAGCGGACGTCACGCTGTCGGTCCCCACGATGGCGGCGCTGCCGGACCGGCGCTTCGCCGTCACCTTCGCGCCGGAGGCCGCGCACGCCTTCGACATGCGGACCGGGGCGCGTGCCGCGCCGCGTCCGCGCCCCGCCCGTCACGACATCAAGGATGGATCGGCCCCATGGCCCAAGAAACGACTTTCGTACATCTGA
- the msrB gene encoding peptide-methionine (R)-S-oxide reductase MsrB codes for MPQYRKTAEALAALTPEQFYVTQQSGTERPGTGALLNNKAAGIYVDVVSGEPLFASADKYESGCGWPSFTKPIDHGNVKELTDTTHGMVRTEVRSAFGDSHLGHVFEDGPLDRGGLRYCINSASLRFVPRERMEAEGYGAYLDQVEDVR; via the coding sequence ATGCCGCAATATCGAAAGACGGCCGAAGCCCTTGCCGCGCTGACGCCGGAGCAATTCTACGTCACCCAGCAGAGTGGCACGGAGCGCCCCGGGACGGGTGCGCTCCTCAACAACAAGGCGGCCGGCATCTACGTCGACGTCGTATCGGGCGAGCCGCTGTTCGCGTCCGCCGACAAGTACGAGTCAGGCTGCGGCTGGCCGAGCTTCACGAAGCCGATCGATCACGGCAACGTGAAGGAGCTGACCGACACGACGCACGGCATGGTGCGCACGGAGGTGCGCTCCGCCTTCGGCGACAGCCATCTCGGCCACGTCTTCGAGGATGGTCCGCTGGACCGGGGCGGCCTGCGCTACTGCATCAACTCCGCCTCGCTCCGCTTCGTGCCGCGCGAGCGGATGGAGGCGGAAGGCTACGGCGCCTATCTCGACCAGGTGGAGGACGTCCGATGA
- a CDS encoding metallophosphoesterase, which translates to MAQETTFVHLTDLHIGRSDDPHLHSDTTATLQAVLAELKRITPAPDFIVASGDLTNAGDAESYRALKAMLEPLGLPIVYAIGNHDTREGFYEGMLGRTEDLAASYDHDQVLAGVHVITLDSTVPGAIGGALEPAQFAWLEGRLADHPVLPKLIVVHHAPMLGDAPDDTPWRAIRFEDSQRLAGMLKGHDIKGIISGHIHHDRFSVWHGIPIVVGLGQHAATDILATDELRMVRGASFGIGTIRPSGLTMALVPMPSDRALLNVYPFAMLRERAMANDAALVSAGAAE; encoded by the coding sequence ATGGCCCAAGAAACGACTTTCGTACATCTGACCGACCTGCACATCGGCCGGAGCGACGATCCGCACCTTCACTCCGACACCACCGCGACGCTGCAGGCCGTGCTGGCCGAGCTGAAGCGGATCACTCCGGCGCCGGACTTCATCGTCGCGAGCGGCGATCTCACCAACGCCGGCGACGCGGAGAGCTACCGGGCGCTGAAGGCGATGCTGGAGCCGCTCGGCCTTCCCATCGTCTACGCCATCGGCAACCACGACACCCGCGAGGGCTTCTACGAGGGGATGCTCGGCCGCACCGAGGATCTCGCCGCGAGCTACGATCATGACCAGGTGCTCGCCGGCGTCCATGTCATCACGCTGGATTCGACCGTGCCGGGCGCCATCGGCGGCGCGCTGGAGCCGGCGCAGTTCGCCTGGCTGGAGGGGCGTCTCGCCGATCATCCGGTGCTGCCGAAGCTCATCGTCGTGCACCATGCGCCGATGCTCGGCGACGCGCCGGACGACACGCCATGGCGCGCCATCCGCTTCGAGGACAGCCAGCGCCTCGCCGGGATGCTGAAGGGCCACGATATCAAGGGCATTATCTCCGGCCACATCCACCACGACCGCTTCTCGGTCTGGCACGGGATCCCCATCGTCGTCGGCCTCGGCCAGCATGCGGCGACCGACATCCTCGCCACCGACGAGCTGCGGATGGTTCGCGGCGCCTCCTTCGGGATCGGCACGATCCGCCCGTCCGGCCTCACCATGGCGCTGGTGCCGATGCCGTCCGACCGCGCGCTCCTCAACGTCTATCCGTTCGCGATGCTGCGCGAGCGGGCAATGGCCAACGACGCGGCGCTCGTCAGCGCCGGCGCCGCCGAATAG
- a CDS encoding TetR family transcriptional regulator codes for MAHDHVTANRLIAAAERVICRARVFGDVTVRRIAAEAEVNPSAIAYHFGSLEKLTAAVGARIYRRLNAERVDELQRAVDRARPQPPGIDGLVAALVGPSIRWSLDPASAYPVLTYMNRLALMADTPDSYREMIENVEHHRIFIRYLREAAPWFDEVEIGWRLNAALGVRTQVIRSRRRTAALTGGAIDLDDADTVVRHLVSVIAPMFGPPR; via the coding sequence ATGGCCCACGACCACGTGACCGCAAACCGACTCATCGCGGCCGCCGAACGGGTCATCTGCCGGGCGCGGGTGTTCGGGGACGTCACCGTCCGGCGGATCGCGGCGGAGGCGGAGGTGAACCCGTCCGCCATCGCCTACCACTTCGGCTCACTGGAGAAGCTGACGGCGGCGGTCGGCGCGCGGATCTACCGGCGGCTCAACGCCGAGCGGGTGGACGAGCTGCAGCGGGCCGTAGACCGGGCACGGCCCCAGCCGCCGGGCATCGACGGCCTCGTCGCGGCGCTGGTCGGCCCGTCGATCAGGTGGAGCCTCGATCCCGCCAGCGCCTATCCGGTCCTGACCTACATGAACCGCCTCGCGCTGATGGCCGACACGCCCGACTCCTACCGCGAGATGATCGAGAACGTGGAGCACCACCGCATCTTCATCCGCTACCTGCGCGAGGCCGCGCCCTGGTTCGACGAGGTGGAGATCGGCTGGCGGCTCAACGCGGCGCTCGGCGTCAGGACCCAGGTGATCCGCAGCCGCAGGCGCACCGCCGCGCTGACCGGCGGCGCCATCGATCTCGACGACGCGGACACCGTGGTGAGGCACCTCGTCTCGGTGATCGCGCCGATGTTCGGGCCGCCGCGCTGA